The following are from one region of the Vitis riparia cultivar Riparia Gloire de Montpellier isolate 1030 chromosome 14, EGFV_Vit.rip_1.0, whole genome shotgun sequence genome:
- the LOC117930309 gene encoding flap endonuclease 1 isoform X2 has translation MGIKGLTKLLADNAPKAMKEQKFESFFGRKIAIDASMSIYQFLIVVGRSGTEMLTNEAGEVTSHLQGMFSRTIRLLEAGLKPVYVFDGKPPDLKKQELAKRFSRRADATEDLTEALETGNKEEIEKFSKRTVKVTKQHNEDCKKLLRLMGVPVIEAPSEAEAQCAALCKSGKVYAVASEDMDSLTFGAPKFLRHLMDPSSRKIPVMEFDITKILEELNLTMDQFIDLCILSGCDYCDSIRGIGGQTALKLIRQHGSIENILENINRERYQIPDDWPYQEARRLFKEPQVFSDDEQLDIKWSAPDEEGLITFLVNENGFNSDRVTKAIEKIKTAKNKSSQGRLESFFKPVVSSSIPIKRKETEDKATKETTNKKSKAGGGSKRKK, from the exons ATGGGTATTAAG GGTTTAACGAAGCTTCTGGCTGACAATGCCCCAAAGGCCATGAAAGAGCAGAAATTCGAGAGCTTCTTCGGCCGCAAAATCGCCATAGATGCCAGCATGAGCATCTACCAGTTCCTC ATTGTTGTTGGAAGAAGTGGGACTGAAATGCTCACAAATGAGGCTGGCGAAGTTACTAG TCATTTGCAAGGAATGTTTTCTCGGACAATTAGGCTTCTGGAGGCTGGATTGAAGCCTGT TTATGTTTTTGATGGGAAGCCTCCAGATTTGAAAAAGCAAGAGCTTGCAAAACG TTTCTCAAGGAGGGCAGATGCCACTGAGGATTTGACAGAAGCCTTAGAG ACTGGCAATAAAGAAGAGATTGAAAAATTCAGTAAAAGAACAGTGAAG GTGACAAAGCAACACAATGAAGATTGCAAAAAGCTTTTAAGACTGATGGGAGTGCCTGTAATTGAG GCTCCTTCTGAAGCAGAGGCACAGTGTGCTGCACTTTGCAAATCAGGGAAG GTCTATGCTGTGGCTTCTGAAGACATGGATTCCCTAACTTTTGGAGCTCCTAAATTTCTTCGTCACTTAATGGACCCTAGCTCAAGAAAAATCCCAGTGATGGAATTTGATAttacaaag ATTTTGGAGGAGCTGAATCTTACCATGGATCAATTCATTGACCTGTGCATTCTTTCAGGGTGTGATTATTGTGACAGCATTCGAG GTATTGGGGGGCAGACTGCATTGAAGCTCATCCGCCAACATGGCTCCATCGAGAATATATTGGAGAACATAAACAGAGAAAG GTACCAGATACCTGATGATTGGCCATATCAAGAGGCTCGGCGCCTTTTTAAAGAACCCCAAGTCTTTTCTGATGATGAGCAACTTGACATCAAGTGGAGTGCTCCAGATGAAGAA GGGTTGATAACCTTTCTGGTGAACGAAAATGGATTCAACAGTGACAGAGTAACAAAG gcaatagaaaaaatcaaaacagcCAAGAATAAATCATCACAGGGCCG ATTAGAATCATTCTTTAAACCAGTCGTTAGCTCATCAATACCCATCAAGCGTAAG GAAACAGAGGACAAGGCTACAAAGGAAACTACTAACAAAAAGTCGAAGGCTGGTGGTGGAAGCAAGAGGAAGAAGTAG
- the LOC117930309 gene encoding flap endonuclease 1 isoform X1, which produces MGIKGLTKLLADNAPKAMKEQKFESFFGRKIAIDASMSIYQFLIVVGRSGTEMLTNEAGEVTSHLQGMFSRTIRLLEAGLKPVYVFDGKPPDLKKQELAKRFSRRADATEDLTEALETGNKEEIEKFSKRTVKVTKQHNEDCKKLLRLMGVPVIEAPSEAEAQCAALCKSGKVYAVASEDMDSLTFGAPKFLRHLMDPSSRKIPVMEFDITKILEELNLTMDQFIDLCILSGCDYCDSIRGIGGQTALKLIRQHGSIENILENINRERYQIPDDWPYQEARRLFKEPQVFSDDEQLDIKWSAPDEEGLITFLVNENGFNSDRVTKAIEKIKTAKNKSSQGRLESFFKPVVSSSIPIKRKESKCMLGSPKPIIKHKIFTQQVCIQSRRYIIGSSSMPTLGLGSKHSTPLFRGVCFGA; this is translated from the exons ATGGGTATTAAG GGTTTAACGAAGCTTCTGGCTGACAATGCCCCAAAGGCCATGAAAGAGCAGAAATTCGAGAGCTTCTTCGGCCGCAAAATCGCCATAGATGCCAGCATGAGCATCTACCAGTTCCTC ATTGTTGTTGGAAGAAGTGGGACTGAAATGCTCACAAATGAGGCTGGCGAAGTTACTAG TCATTTGCAAGGAATGTTTTCTCGGACAATTAGGCTTCTGGAGGCTGGATTGAAGCCTGT TTATGTTTTTGATGGGAAGCCTCCAGATTTGAAAAAGCAAGAGCTTGCAAAACG TTTCTCAAGGAGGGCAGATGCCACTGAGGATTTGACAGAAGCCTTAGAG ACTGGCAATAAAGAAGAGATTGAAAAATTCAGTAAAAGAACAGTGAAG GTGACAAAGCAACACAATGAAGATTGCAAAAAGCTTTTAAGACTGATGGGAGTGCCTGTAATTGAG GCTCCTTCTGAAGCAGAGGCACAGTGTGCTGCACTTTGCAAATCAGGGAAG GTCTATGCTGTGGCTTCTGAAGACATGGATTCCCTAACTTTTGGAGCTCCTAAATTTCTTCGTCACTTAATGGACCCTAGCTCAAGAAAAATCCCAGTGATGGAATTTGATAttacaaag ATTTTGGAGGAGCTGAATCTTACCATGGATCAATTCATTGACCTGTGCATTCTTTCAGGGTGTGATTATTGTGACAGCATTCGAG GTATTGGGGGGCAGACTGCATTGAAGCTCATCCGCCAACATGGCTCCATCGAGAATATATTGGAGAACATAAACAGAGAAAG GTACCAGATACCTGATGATTGGCCATATCAAGAGGCTCGGCGCCTTTTTAAAGAACCCCAAGTCTTTTCTGATGATGAGCAACTTGACATCAAGTGGAGTGCTCCAGATGAAGAA GGGTTGATAACCTTTCTGGTGAACGAAAATGGATTCAACAGTGACAGAGTAACAAAG gcaatagaaaaaatcaaaacagcCAAGAATAAATCATCACAGGGCCG ATTAGAATCATTCTTTAAACCAGTCGTTAGCTCATCAATACCCATCAAGCGTAAG GAAAGCAAATGCATGCTTGGATCTCCAAAACCAATAATCAAGCATAAAATTTTCACTCAGCAAGTTTGTATTCAGTCCCGGCGATATATCATTGGCAGCTCAAGCATGCCAACTTTAGGTCTGGGTTCCAAGCACTCCACGCCATTATTCAGAGGTGTCTGCTTTGGAGCATGA
- the LOC117930308 gene encoding pentatricopeptide repeat-containing protein At3g56550-like, producing MMQSLHSNSNSNSNFNSKFTPLMMANARAILSLLQGCNSMRKLHKIHAHILINGYQHNPSISEKLLNFCAVSVSGSLAYAQLVFHRIHNPQTPAWNSMIRGFSQSPSPLQLQAIVFYNHMLSASHARPDTYTFSFLLKACEEAKEEGKCREVHGFIIRFGYDQDVVLCTNLIRSYAGNGLIETAHKVFEEMPARDLVSWNSMISCYCQTGLHEEALKMYDQMRISNVGFDGFTLVSLLSSCAHVGALHMGVQMHRFAGERRLVENIFVGNALIDMYAKCGSLASALSIFNSMPKRDVFTWNSMIVGYGVHGRGDEAITFFGSMLMAGVRPNSITFLGLLCGCSHQGLVKEGVQYFHMMSSEFNLKPGIKHYGCMVDLFGRAGKLKEALEVIRSSPSQHDPVLWRTLLGSCKIHRNVEIGEMAMRNLVQLGSLGAGDCVLLSGIYAEAKDLQGVARMRKLIQSRGIKTTPGWSWIEVGDQVHRFVVDDKSHPDSREIYRKLEEVIHRASLVGYAMEESSLVAAPESNTQEYCWETSTSYHSEKLAIAYGLARTPEGTSLLIVKNLRVCRDCHNFTKFVSKAFDREIIVRDRVRFHHFRGGHCSCKEFW from the coding sequence ATGATGCAATCCCTTCATTCCAATTCCAATTCCAATTCCAATTTCAATTCCAAATTCACACCTTTGATGATGGCGAACGCCAGGGCCATTCTTTCCCTCTTACAAGGATGTAACAGCATGAGAAAACTTCACAAAATTCATGCACACATCCTCATCAATGGCTACCAGCACAACCCCTCCATTTCTGAGAAACTCCTCAACTTCTGTGCCGTTTCTGTCTCTGGTTCCTTGGCCTACGCTCAACTTGTCTTCCATCGTATTCACAACCCACAAACCCCTGCTTGGAACTCCATGATCAGGGGGTTTTCTCAGAGCCCATCTCCTCTCCAATTACAAGCCATTGTTTTCTACAACCACATGCTTTCAGCTTCCCATGCTAGGCCCGACACTTACACTTTCTCATTCCTTCTTAAGGCATGTGAAGAGGCtaaagaagaaggaaaatgcAGAGAGGTTCATGGATTCATAATTCGATTTGGGTACGACCAAGACGTGGTTTTGTGCACAAACCTCATCAGATCCTATGCTGGAAATGGATTGATTGAGACTGCACATAAGGTTTTCGAGGAAATGCCTGCAAGAGATTTGGTTTCTTGGAATTCGATGATTTCATGCTACTGTCAGACAGGTTTGCACGAGGAGGCATTAAAAATGTATGATCAGATGAGAATTTCTAATGTGGGGTTTGATGGGTTCACACTTGTTAGCTTGCTTTCGTCCTGTGCCCATGTGGGGGCCCTGCATATGGGAGTCCAAATGCATAGGTTTGCTGGTGAAAGGAGACtagtagaaaatatttttgtgggCAATGCTCTGATAGATATGTATGCCAAATGCGGCAGCTTGGCTAGTGCTCTTTCCATCTTTAATTCGATGCCTAAGCGCGATGTGTTCACTTGGAATTCGATGATTGTAGGGTATGGAGTGCATGGACGTGGGGATGAAGCAATCACTTTCTTTGGAAGCATGTTGATGGCAGGAGTCCGGCCAAACTCCATCACATTCCTTGGTTTGTTGTGTGGTTGTAGTCACCAAGGCCTGGTTAAGGAGGGTGTTCAATATTTTCACATGATGAGCTCTGAGTTCAATCTCAAGCCTGGAATCAAGCATTATGGGTGCATGGTGGATTTATTTGGACGTGCTGGAAAGTTAAAGGAGGCGCTTGAAGTCATCAGGAGCTCTCCTTCTCAACATGATCCAGTTCTGTGGCGAACCCTGCTAGGTTCATGCAAGATTCATAGAAATGTGGAAATAGGAGAAATGGCCATGAGGAATCTGGTTCAATTGGGATCTCTAGGCGCAGGTGATTGTGTACTTCTCTCTGGAATATATGCTGAAGCCAAAGACTTGCAAGGTGTTGCAAGGATGAGAAAATTGATTCAAAGCCGAGGAATAAAGACGACCCCAGGTTGGAGCTGGATTGAAGTTGGCGATCAAGTTCATAGATTCGTAGTGGACGACAAGTCTCATCCTGATTCCAGAGAGATTTATCGCAAATTGGAGGAAGTAATCCATAGAGCCTCCTTGGTGGGTTATGCAATGGAGGAGTCATCTCTAGTGGCAGCGCCTGAGTCCAACACCCAAGAGTACTGTTGGGAGACTTCCACTTCATACCACAGCGAGAAGCTGGCAATTGCGTATGGGCTGGCAAGAACTCCAGAAGGAACGAGTCTTCTGATCGTCAAGAATCTAAGAGTTTGTAGAGATTGCCACAACTTCACAAAGTTTGTCTCTAAGGCATTTGATCGAGAAATAATTGTCAGGGACCGAGTTCGGTTCCATCACTTCAGGGGTGGACATTGTTCCTGCAAAGAGTTCTGGTGA